A window of Melospiza melodia melodia isolate bMelMel2 chromosome Z, bMelMel2.pri, whole genome shotgun sequence contains these coding sequences:
- the FAM219A gene encoding protein FAM219A isoform X3, which yields MMEEIDRFQDPTAAAISDRDCDTREGETVAMNYKPSPLQVKLEKQRELARKGSLKNGNMGSPVNQQPKKNNVMARTRLVVPNKGYSSLDQSPDEKPLVALDTDSDDDFDMSRYSSSGYSSAEQINQDLNIQLLKDGYRLDEIPDDEDLDLIPPKSVNPTCMCCQATSSTACHIQ from the exons GATCCAACAGCTGCAGCTATTTCGGACAGAGATTGTGATACGAGAGAGGGAGAGACTGTAGCCATGAACTATAAGCCATCTCCACTTCAAGTGAAATTAG AGAAGCAGAGGGAGCTGGCTCGGAAGGGGTCCCTGAAGAATGGCAACATGGGAAGCCCAGTTAATCAGCAGCCCAAGAAGAACAACGTGATGGCGCGAACAAG GCTCGTCGTTCCCAACAAGGGCTACTCGTCGCTAGACCAGAGTCCAGATGAAAAGCCCCTGGTAGCCCTGGATACAGACAG TGATGATGACTTCGATATGTCCAGATATTCCTCCTCGGGATACTCATCAGCTGAG CAGATCAACCAAGACTTGAACATCCAGCTGCTAAAGGATGGGTACCGGTTAGATGAGATCCCGGATGACGAGGACCTCGACCTAATCCCCCCTAAATCTGTCAACCCCACCTGCATGTGTTGCCAAGCCACCTCCTCCACCGCCTGTCACATCCAGTAG